The genomic segment TATCATTGTTATAACCTAGAGAGAGAGTGCTATGAGTGAGCATTAAAAGAGCCAGCAACCAAATATATGATGTAGCTTAGTACTAACAAGGAAATACAAAACCTCTAAACAAACAGGAGGACTTTCATGAAAGAAACACTTCCTCGTGGTTTAAGTTTAAACAAGTAACAGCAACTGTACAGCATTCCAACAATTCTCCTACTTTTACTTCTATTCTATTCATGTGTATTATGATTGTTCTGAATGTCAAAAGCGTACCTCCAACAATGGGACCTGAGTCCATAACAGGCTCCTCTGAAGGGACTGGAACTGACATGATTGGTAAAGTAACCTGATGATCATATGAGTTCAAAAACTCTTGTTGACTAGATGGGACATCATTTTGTGAAGCAACTATGCCCTGATTCTGCTTGAAATCTAGAAGGGATTTGCCATCATACTCTATAACATGCATCCAATTATCATATGCCTTCTTCACCAAGCTATCAACATAGACCTGCAAGAACCAAACCAATCACAAATTTCTAAGAGTTCatcttaattgttttctttttcctaattTTCAGATGGATGCAACAAAAAATCCATCATGGAACAAACCAATCAATAATCCAAGATTTCTTACCTTCTGATTGTCAGAAAGAGAGTCGGATGAGTAGTACTCTCCATTGGCAATTAAGCCACTCAATTcatagatattgttaaaaacaaTGCCGACATTCTTCACATCCTCAGGATAGTAGATATAATGTTTCCCGCTCAAAACACATGTCTTTGCATGCTCAACAAGACTATCCCACATTTTATTTGACATGCCACTCCCAAGAATCTAGAGTAAATAGAAGAGAAGAAtaagtacaaaaaaaatgaaatttgaaatataattcgACAACCAAACAGCCTACTTACAGTTCGCAACCTCTGTGGGTCTCGAACTACTAGGCGTAGGAAGTCTTCAACTGAATATATTCCAGCTTTGGTCAGCCTCTTGTGAAATGATCCATCTTTTCCAATCTTTTCCAATCTCCAAACCTCATCATTTAATGCTGGTGGATAGTGCTTCTTGTATACTGCAAGGGGAAAATGGCAGATTTAGTATATTTTAGACAGAATAAGACAAGCATGTACTGCAGTTACACACATGCACACAAATGAAATATGAAGTTCTGGTTCTAATTATGGACTTACATTCTCCACGGTGATCCTTAACGGTGAAGGCATCTGTTTTTGCTTCACGAATGCGAATGTCTTCGCAGCAGCCTGAGGCAACCTTCAGCCCCAGCCTGAATTTCCTGCTCCTTATCCAGCTTGAGTTGTCAGTAAATATCAGCTCGCCTAGAGTTCCAACACCTTCTTTCAGTGTCACTTGCAGATCCCCAGTTAGAAGTGGTCTCTTGCCCTCACGTTCTTTAACCACATGAGACTCAAATTCCTCTTGAGTCcaattatcatcatcttcattgttGAAATCACCTTCAAGCACAATAACATCCAGCTTTACTGAGGATTCTGGACCAGAAGTGACAACATGGCCTGTGTTTCCATCAATCAACACAATATGGATAGCAGCACCCTGCTCCCCTTCTACTTTCCCGCCCGTAAACAGAGGGAGGGATAACCTGGACCTAAAGTGCAACTGCAAGTTTCTTCCACCAGGCCCTTCTATACATTTAGGAGATGACCTGCATTCCATTCAATTGGCATTAGAAATAATGCCAATTTAGTGCCTAATGCAAAATCTCGTGCTCTGTCAACAGATTATCAGATGATGTGGTTCTAAAATAATTGAATGTGAAAATGCAACCTTATATGGGCACCAGCACACTGAAGAGAGACAAGAAAACATTACTTACCGTCCAGTAAGCTTGGCAGGGCCAATTTTTGCTAAAGCACGCTCTACTTCTTCACTAACCTGTTTGCATTGaacacttcaaaaaataaataattttccaaaaatatatagaaaacacTCACAGATACACACGGAGCCAGCCATACAACATCCTGACTTCTTCAAAGATggtaacaaaaatagaaaaagaacaaaTCATCTTACAACGCGCCGAAGAATAGGCTCCAATGAAGAGCAAAGCCTCTGCAAGCTATCCACCTTCAGAGCTTCAACAATTACACtgcaagaaaattcaaaaactttttgAGACAAATTTCAACAGGGATTTCAAGTTTCAACCAGTTAACAATTTCAAGCCCAACAACACACTTAAATGACCTTCATTTCATTTCCCACAAACAAAACAGAAGGCGTATTTCATACAAATACcaagcaagaaaaattaatattttttgctttctaCTTGATATTCTTcacaaatcacataaaaaaaaggaaagaaagaaaaccaaaaattcttttttcaaccATAAATTTATATCTTCTAATTTGTGTAGGTTACTAGAAGCAAAGACTCCCTTTGACTTAAAAGACACAAAGTAAAAGATTCATAACTaacattaattcaaaaaatcagtacctgaaattaaaaacaaaaatcaaagcaaatatatataaatctcactcaaaaaaacgaaaaaaaaagttattttttttacctagcTAAAGCAGGCCTTTTTCTTTCAGGCTGGCCTTCATCACCACCAGTGCTTGAGTCAAGTCCTCTCTTCTCTCTGACAGGCGCCGCCGCCATACTATTCGATCTATCCATATACCTCGTTTGCATCTTCAGAAATTTCCCACCTTGTCTTTCACTTCTTACAAGCAGCAAGAAACTACCTTTGCCACACAGAGAATTGTTTCTGTATTCTGTGTAAAAGAGAAACCCCACcaagcttttgttttcttttacagagagaggagaaaagatGGGATAGAAAGGGGGCGGGAAAGTGGAATAATGGTGAGTTTGATCGAAAATTCTGAATTTTAGGGACGAATCTGTGAAGTTTCCTCGAAGTGTCTGCGAATCTTCGTTGAACTGAGAGTGAAGGTGTGTTTGTGTTTCgttggtttgtttttgttgctttttctcCATGGTTTTAAGAGACTCCATATGTGTCCTCTAACTAATGGTGACTTTTCAACCCAATCctccatttttctta from the Populus nigra chromosome 9, ddPopNigr1.1, whole genome shotgun sequence genome contains:
- the LOC133702524 gene encoding calmodulin-binding protein 60 B-like, encoding MQTRYMDRSNSMAAAPVREKRGLDSSTGGDEGQPERKRPALASVIVEALKVDSLQRLCSSLEPILRRVVSEEVERALAKIGPAKLTGRSSPKCIEGPGGRNLQLHFRSRLSLPLFTGGKVEGEQGAAIHIVLIDGNTGHVVTSGPESSVKLDVIVLEGDFNNEDDDNWTQEEFESHVVKEREGKRPLLTGDLQVTLKEGVGTLGELIFTDNSSWIRSRKFRLGLKVASGCCEDIRIREAKTDAFTVKDHRGELYKKHYPPALNDEVWRLEKIGKDGSFHKRLTKAGIYSVEDFLRLVVRDPQRLRTILGSGMSNKMWDSLVEHAKTCVLSGKHYIYYPEDVKNVGIVFNNIYELSGLIANGEYYSSDSLSDNQKVYVDSLVKKAYDNWMHVIEYDGKSLLDFKQNQGIVASQNDVPSSQQEFLNSYDHQVTLPIMSVPVPSEEPVMDSGPIVGGYNNDMAARFSIHSQNGNLNTPFQFDATSITLQNPMVNTSQQIQVPGTDNLLALAPPQSSMSGFQSFGTLNLNSYGGTEDYFSEEEIRTRSHEMLENEDMQNLLRGFNMGGQGPSSFNVTEDGYPYSSYMPCPSQNYCFGDDPSRSSGKAVVGWLKLKAALRWGIFVRKKAAERRAQLVELDDS